The DNA sequence GTAGTGAACTTGttatgggaattggactctatggtaCCTTTTTTAAACAGACTCATAGGAAATTTCTCTTGaatttgtacaaaaaaggGTGCTTTAGAGTCCAATTTTTCATCAcacaaatttcatttcactaCAGAAAGTATCATTTAAGTGTCCCATGACTTTGAGAACCCTTGAAAAATCCTGTTatacaaaaatattgataaattaaacaaaagaaCATGACataataacaaataaatttttattaattaaaattgattcTATCTTAGTTACTTTTTTCTATCCCCGGGACATGAGGGTGTGGCATAAGTTTTTCATCCTCAtcagtgatgggtaaagttttgcaaaaatctgGAGTCGACACCGATCTGACTCCGGAAGAtcagcattatccggagtcgttcggaatcgtccggaatctgttggaatcggagtcgtccggagttggccTTCGACACAAAGGCCTGTATATGAAGAACACGCgcaaattgaaagaaaaaaaacacacaacgaaatgaaatggcTGTTCAAAAGCACATTGTACCGGACGGCTCCTGTTGACTCCGACTAACTCCGtttctggatgactccgaccAACTCTAGACAaatccggatgactccggacgactccaactccgcgCAGAACTAGTGATTCGAATTTTGTCGGAGTCGCTATCGTACTAACAATAGatggagtcggatcggagtcgtgggtgtgCTTCAAAGAGCACCTAACTAATCCTCATTACATGTTTCTGTCATCCTATCTTGCTTGTCTTAGACATCTTCAGAACAATTCCACTAGAACAATTTACTTAATGTATATACTAGTGTTGGgtcatacgattcatttcacgacccGACCCGGAGTCGGGTGCAAGccaatcggaatcgattccgacccgttggtgcagcgagttcgggtcgggtcgggccaCGGTAGGTTCAGTTTGACCCGAGGGTGCAGTgtgttcgggtcgacccgataGATTAGTATgtgcaagaaagcataagcgactccgacccgttggtgcgacgagttcgggtcgggtcagGTCGGATTGAACCTACCTTGACTCGACCCTACCCGAACTCGCTgtaccaacgggtcggagtcgcttatgctttctcgcacctactgaTCTATCGGGttgacccgaactcgctgcaccctcgggtcaaactgaacctaccgtggcccgacccgacccgaactcgctgcaccaacgggtcggagtcgattatgctttcttgcacctacCGGAGTCGTTGCACCTACTTGTACCTTCCGGGTCaacccgaacgactccgggtcgcttacggatggctccgacccgataggttcgggtcgacccgcccatcactagtttaTACATATAAATATTAGGATTAAAATTGATGAAGCCAAGCTCAGTGATTGACGTGAGTCTTATTGTTTAATTCTCGAGGATCGTAGCCTTCTATTTCAACAAAGCGCGCAACATTCTCTTCCGCAATCATGCACTGGAATCTTACCACCATCGCTTTTTGTCGCTTCGGCGACCAATCCAGCATACCAGCGTACAATGGTTATTCTCCTCCCCAGCCGATCGCAATTCCATAGCAGTTTGAGAAACATTCGTTAGCGCCGCCAACACTTCCTCATTGTATTTCAAATTGGCTTCATGCCAACGACGCTTGGGAGCAACGGACGCAGTCTGAGGAGGGGGAGTTGGTGGTTTGGCTGGCTGCTGGCTGGTTTGGCTGACTGTTGCAGACTGATCACATGTAGAAGCAGCCATGATGATGACATCTTCAAGCATAGGAGTGTCGGTGGATCGCTGAGGTGAGCTGATGTTTCTTACTGGTAGCCTGTTGTCTTCCAactaaaaacgaaaagaacgtTACTAAAATAGTTCTATCTTACAATAATCCTTCAAAATGTTTCTTACCGTATCCATCCTTGCGCCACCGTCTGTAGTTGCTTGGAGGAATGCCATTGCTTCATAAGCGAACCACTTGGGTCGATAAACCTCGGCAGATCCTGAAATATGaacaaaaagtttaaaatgttggtaataaaaaatcaaataaagatCAATAAGGATAAATTAGTGATACTTTACCAGAACCGGTCACAAGGCTGCTCTCATAGAGCTTCTTGTAGTGCCTGTAGGATCCGTGGAGTGACCGCCACTTCTCTCGTACAGTGGCGGTTGGAATTTGAAGATCTTGCCCAATCGTCTCCCAAGCATCGAGTTGCTTGTTACGGTTTTTATAATTGGTATCGCTCCTGTCCCAAAGGCACTTATTTTTTTCCACACTGCTGATTAAATTCAGCACAATTTCTTGTGGCATTTCAATAGTCTGAAATatcattaaaaattcaaattaataaatatgtCTACCCTTTTCTAATTCTAATAAATCTGAGCCGAAAGATACTGACAACTGATGATCAAACAATACTACCAAATGATGATAATGCATACATATACAAGCCATTGATTAATTGATGCTATGAATAAGATTAGCAAGTGAAATTCGTTACACTAAAGCGAGATTACAAATCATGCTACAATAAAGATACAGTGACAGGTACAAAAGCTaatacagtctttccccgagttacgcgaataatgcgttccggagacattcgcgtaactcggattttcgcgtaagtcgaatatcacgttttacagtaaaaatatactttctttatcatgatttttgattgaatttatttcatttgtgtAATTTATCATTTATGTGATTCAATTGGTGCGGAGAATTCAGTTATTTCTGACTTTTAAgtgaattaaaattttgaaatattgctaattatttttcatttgacaattgatggagaaaattgtactgatttgacatttgaactgtcaaaaataaaaaattcgcgtaactcgaattcgcgtaactcgagtgtcgcgtaactcggggaaagactgtacacTAAAAGCAATCATAGACAAAAATACATATACATTGCAATCTAATGTTCAATACCTTGAATGCTACTTCTTGTAGCGTTTCTTTTCGATTAGAGGCCATTGTTTGATCCGGCAAATCGCATTCGTCATGGGCACACGTTTGTGTTTTCAACTAATGGAGCAGACGATTGGAATTGATGGTCCCAAAATATTGTGCACAGCCGTGTCTGTGAGCTATActtaccttctttttttctatttttccacCTATAAAACTCGTGTTTTGGGCCATCTTCTTGCAGACACCtattaaaaaacaaca is a window from the Anopheles merus strain MAF chromosome X, AmerM5.1, whole genome shotgun sequence genome containing:
- the LOC121598868 gene encoding uncharacterized protein LOC121598868, whose protein sequence is MAQNTSFIGGKIEKKKLKTQTCAHDECDLPDQTMASNRKETLQEVAFKTIEMPQEIVLNLISSVEKNKCLWDRSDTNYKNRNKQLDAWETIGQDLQIPTATVREKWRSLHGSYRHYKKLYESSLVTGSGSAEVYRPKWFAYEAMAFLQATTDGGARMDTLEDNRLPVRNISSPQRSTDTPMLEDVIIMAASTCDQSATVSQTSQQPAKPPTPPPQTASVAPKRRWHEANLKYNEEVLAALTNVSQTAMELRSAGEENNHCTLVCWIGRRSDKKRWW